TATAGGTCTACAAAAttgggatttcaaaatttttgtcatCCAAAAACTGTCATTTTCGGGCAAAATTggtcacaaattcaaatttcttggctaAACGACACAAAATACAGGATTAAAGCTTAAGAAgttataatttacatacattttttcatcTAAAGACTCTTACTACATTAtgattctaaatttaattatgtttaagctGAACGTTTTGTGACGAAGtccattgaagaaaaaaaaaacattgtcaatattataatattttatcgagtaaaaattaatatcttaatcCAAAGTTGAAGCAATTAAATCAAGGATGTGTGTTTTGGAAGCggggaaaatatattgaaaacaatttttgatgcacatcacatttattattgctttCGTGTAATCTTCATTTCCTGACCACGATGCAAAAGACTTTTGATACTAATCTGATTCTATGTTTAGTGTGGCTAAAAAATGATGTGACTCTAGATCagtaagattaattttttcagatattatatttaaaaaaataaatgtttgaattttctTAAGTGTCAAGAATTTTAGTCTAATCTTTACCTTTTGTCCAGAAACTAcccaaaattacattttggaaaaattttaaggGCAATAAGgctgaatatataatatatttaattcccaaaaatataattttttgcttctcacatcttaaagcatggggGGGAGATGCAAAAACATATCTAAATTCTAAAAAGTGAATAGGTTTAGATTGTACTTATTATGCTCTGGTATGCTCTGGTAAGTAAAAATATGGTATGAAATAGTCTTAAGTAATGCCAGAATCGGATGTAGATTCgacatcaggatttttttttttggaatcgtcccatcatcAATAAATACTGTGAAGTCTGGAGAGATCATAtgtttggattaaaaaaatgtacatcaaCTCGCTATTGAGTAGACAAATTTATCAGTCATCAttcttatatttatcatttagatgagtaaattctttgtttttttaaagatttattaaaatgcaaaaaaataaaacgtgaATATAAGCAAttgatcaataaaaaacaataaaagtcaCATCCATCAATATTGAACTAAAACTAACATAAATGGGCATACACTTATCgaccaataaataattaatctcaCTAcacaaattacaatattattaaacaaaatggagtagtatttaaaatttatatgaaatgaagTGCAAGAAGATTTTGGGAGCCCTCAGGAAGGATGGCACAAATGATGCAAGTAGACTGAACCCATACATGTTTAAGACATTTTTGAGAGAAAACATATCACCGGTAATGGTTCCATCGATATCTTTAAATCCATACTCGCGTGCAAGATCTGCAGTGAGCAAAATCCTCCcggtttttttcattattgcaGAATCTAATAAGAGTTGAACAACTGCTTTTCCCGAAAATTCTGTGGATTCCCCATTTTCGAAAACCTTTTTTGATTCAGCAGGGGCGTCAGGATTGTCTATATGGAAAAATCGaattatcaattgttattaagCTTACTAACAACACTACAAACTAATTACCGAGaacatatttagatatttcttCTGTTTTGACGGGGCCAGGCCAAAGTGAGATCATAGCTATGTTATTGCTCTGAAGTTCAATGGCACAATCTGCTGCCATACGATCGCATCCTTCCTTTCCAACTCCATAtgcaacattaaaaatatatttaactccTCCAGCAGAGCTGACATTAATTATGAGACCAGATCTGTTCAGTTGCATGATCTTGGCGGCGTAGCTAGTACAAATATAATGGTTTCTAAGTCCAACACCATTTATAGAATCCCACACTTCAAGAGGTGAAACCTCCCAAAACTTTTTTCCATGGTTTTCCATGATGCTCTTAACACCCGAGTAAGCGTTGTTCACTAATAAATCTAATTTCCCATTTTGTTCATTCCGAACTCTATTAAAGAGTCTCTCTATATCTTCGTCGCGACTATGGTCCATTTGGACTACAATAGGATTCCCTCCTCtagatttaatttcatttgCCGTTAGCTTCAAATCGGTATTAGATCGACCAGTTATGTAAACAGTAGCTCCTGATCCTCCAAGTTGGACGGCTATTCCTTTTCCTATTCCACGGGATGCACCAGTGACGATACAGACTTT
The Lepeophtheirus salmonis chromosome 10, UVic_Lsal_1.4, whole genome shotgun sequence DNA segment above includes these coding regions:
- the LOC121125690 gene encoding dehydrogenase/reductase SDR family member 1; the protein is MSLAGKVCIVTGASRGIGKGIAVQLGGSGATVYITGRSNTDLKLTANEIKSRGGNPIVVQMDHSRDEDIERLFNRVRNEQNGKLDLLVNNAYSGVKSIMENHGKKFWEVSPLEVWDSINGVGLRNHYICTSYAAKIMQLNRSGLIINVSSAGGVKYIFNVAYGVGKEGCDRMAADCAIELQSNNIAMISLWPGPVKTEEISKYVLDNPDAPAESKKVFENGESTEFSGKAVVQLLLDSAIMKKTGRILLTADLAREYGFKDIDGTITGDMFSLKNVLNMYGFSLLASFVPSFLRAPKIFLHFISYKF